A single region of the Myripristis murdjan chromosome 3, fMyrMur1.1, whole genome shotgun sequence genome encodes:
- the LOC115379049 gene encoding myosin-14, with protein MPHSCAAWKCTNRFTVQTKSQGITFHRFPKDAARRKQWEVALRREGFSASSSSMLCSEHFKPEDFDRTGQTVRIRDGVVPSVFSFPAHLHRPVATRTTESSKKAQETLAVDCSQLVQDTDEALPVPSVDHSYVLPSSPDDLRARLSDALARVESLEREKRNAKDRERRAKNTVCSLPEDLRGKKLINEELKDKLDSYSDIHKKKEKTWNTGSIAELKMAPRKRSVVWNFFRVKDEEGVECLLCMLYLIHKGHTTSMLRHLRIKHPAEFASAELLAVPEAEPGPHGEQQAEADGEQYCSVEVALEDEDSDITTVNGAEISCAINEIIEAAEDATVDPKKQKEANGDIRTSRKRSSIWIHFERMENQRRAVCLICKKKIHHNSNTSNLHRHLSKKHPVAFSELGGTMKKTAPGMLQRSEMNTTKEATVVEENCSDVPQGTRLYEAEIRVFERERELIEALRSAQKEEARALEHQRELLEMLRVANAREAAAEREKIEFLRRAQEEESRDLSRQREELQRDREELERQQRQLQHERDEFCLLSREQQTT; from the exons ATGCCTCATTCATGTGCTGCATGGAAGTGTACGAATCGTTTTACTGTCCAAACCAAATCCCAGGGAATAACCTTTCACAG GTTTCCCAAAGATGCTGCTCGGAGGAAACAGTGGGAGGTAGCTCTCCGGAGGGAGGGGTTTTCTGCCAGCTCGTCCTCCATGCTCTGCAGTGAGCATTTCAAGCCGGAGGACTTTGACAGAACAGGTCAGACAGTCAGGATCAGAGATGGAGTTGTCCCTTCTGTCTTCAGTTTCCCAGCTCACCTCCACAGG CCTGTTGCTACCAGGACAACTGAGAGCTCAAAGAAGGCTCAAGAGACTCTGGCAGTGGACTGTTCCCAGCTTGTCCAAGACACTGATGAAGCCCTACCTGTACCCAGTGTT GACCACTCCTATGTCCTGCCTTCATCACCTGATGATCTAAGGGCCAGACTTAGTGATGCCTTGGCTAGGGTGGAGAGTctggaaagagagaagaggaatgCAAAGGATAGAGAAAGGAGGGCAAAGAACACTGTGTGCAGTCTCCCGGAGGATCTCAGAGGGAAGAAACTCATAAATGAAGAGCTGAAAGACAAGCTTGACTCATACtcag atatacacaaaaaaaaggaaaaaacttgGAACACAGGAAGTATCGCGGAGCTCAAGATGGCGCCTCGGAAGAGGAGTGTAGTGTGGAATTTTTTCCGAGTGAAAGACGAGGAAGGGGTCGAGTGTCTGCTCTGCATGCTGTACCTCATCCACAAGGGCCACACCACCAGCATGCTGCGGCACCTGCGGATCAAACACCCCGCAGAGTTCGCCAGCGCCGAGCTGCTGGCGGTGCCGGAGGCGGAGCCGGGGCCACACGGGGAGCAGCAAGCCGAGGCGGACGGCGAGCAGTACTGCTCCG TGGAGGTGGCGCTTGAGGACGAGGACTCTGACATCACCACAGTGAACGGAGCGGAGATTTCCTGCGCAATCAATGAAATCATCGAAGCTGCAGAAGATGCCACGGTAGACCcgaagaaacaaaaagaagctAACGGTGACATACGTACATCGCGCAAACGGAGCTCGATTTGGATCCACTTTGAGCGCATGGAAAACCAGAGGCGTGCCGTGTGTCTGATTTGCAAGAAAAAGATCcaccacaacagcaacactagCAACCTGCACCGGCACCTGTCCAAAAAACACCCTGTGGCCTTTTCAGAGCTGGGGGGCACCATGAAGAAAACAGCACCCGGCATGTTACAGCGCAGTGAAATGAACACAACTAAAGAGGCAACAGTAGTAGAAGAAAATTGCTCAG ATGTGCCTCAGGGTACAAGACTTTACGAAGCAGAAATCCGAGTGTTTGAGAGGGAGCGGGAGCTGATCGAGGCTCTGAGAAGCGCCCAGAAGGAGGAGGCGCGGGCTCTGGAGCATCAGAGGGAGCTGCTGGAGATGCTCCGCGTGGCAAACGCCAGGGAGGCagccgcagagagagagaagatcgAGTTCTTGAGGAGAGCACAAGAGGAGGAGTCCAGAGACTTGAGCAGGCAGAGGGAGgaactgcagagagacagggaggagctggagaggcagcagaggcagctACAGCACGAGAGGGACGAGTTTTGCTTGTTGTCCCGAGAGCAGCAAACCacctga